ATCATTCAACTACTAGAAAAAATGAGGCAATGAAATATGCCTTATAACAATTCGTTCAAATACGCAGGTGTTTCACACCTGCTCGGACCGCGCAAAATGCGCGCGGCCCTTTAACTCTGACGTTAGGAGTAAGCAAGATGAGACTATCAAAATATATCGTGCTTTCATTGTTTTTCTTAATTATTTCCGAAGTTCTTGCTGATGACGTCGAGTCCAAAGTAAAAAAATGGGTTGAAGAGCAGTCGATAAAGAAACAACTTGTTATTTTACAGTCGACAAAGAATTATAACGAAGCATTAAGAACGGCCAAGTTGGCCTCGAAAACTCTGAAATTGAAATTAGATCTTCGTGGTTTGGATCATAATGATGCAACAGGTCTGACATTTTCAAAAGAGGTTTGTGATGGGGAAGGGGGGTTCGGATACCCCTGTTATATCGCTCGGGGCCGATATGACGATGGGGATTATGTAAGTATTGAGCATTCATCTGCCTATAGTGAGTTCTCCAATGGATTCTTCATTGTGGTGGCATCGAGCCATCCAAAAGGGTCGAATGAAGTTACCAGTGTTCTCGAACTAACTAGGAAACATTTTAAAGATTCCTACGCGAAAACAAGCATGGTTTATATGGGTTGTATGCATTAAATCGATAATGATGGAATAAGTCATTGAAATTGGTTTTCTCAATAGCACCGCCTAAAAAGGATCTAAAGGTCGTGCTTCGTACGGGACCTCGCGGACACCGCGCGGCCATTTATGCTAAACGTTATGTTTTAAAAGGGTTTACCCATGGAATTTAGTGATAAAGAACTGGCAGTGATTGCCAGTGCAAAGAAAAAAGTTAAGACAGCAACATTCCTCAGAATTGTGTTGGTTATTGCCATGCTGTCCGGGATTGGCTTGATGTTCACCGGCGTGGTGGTTGCCGAGCAAATTGTTTATTTGGCGGTAGCAGCGATTGTTTTGGCTACTGTACTTCCTCAATTTGGCACAGGGCCAAGGTACGAAGAGTTATTAAAAATACTGGAAAGCAAAGCTAATGCGCAGCGTTCAAAAACATGACGAGGTGCGGCAATCTGGGCCTTCGGCTCCTGCGACGCTCACAAGTTCGCGCCCATGCGCATGGCGTTACGTGACTGGAAGGAATGATCGATGCTGGACCGGCGAAAGATGTAGCGAACCTCATCAGGGAAAGCAAGTCTTATGAATAAAAATAGATATCTATCTTCACAATGGAATAACTACCTGATGATTGGATTGGGTATACCGGCGGTAGCCTATGCCGGAATCATCTTCTTTACATCTGCTCTATCAGAAAAAAATGGTTTTTTCGGTATGGTCGCGGTCGGGATTGTATACTGTCTTATTGTTGAGCAGCATTCATCGATGTTGCTTAAGTGGAGAATTGAAAACATTAGCGATTATATTCCAACAAAATATAGTGTTTCAGAAAGGTTTATAGTCGTTTTATACAATCTGATATGGTGGGTTCCTATTGCGTTTCCGTTTTCAGGTATCGTCAGTTTTAGATCCGGCTCGACAATATTCTTTTTTGTGACATTTTCAAGGGCGCTTATCAATCTATACCGAATCAATGTGCTTACACCAGAAAAAGCATTTCATTTTCCTTTGCGGGGACCAAATTGATATACAGTTCTATAAATTCGCTAATAAATCGTCACATGATAAACAGGGCCAGAGTAAAAAATTACATTGAAAAATCGCTTCGACTTCATGTATCGTTTTGGTCCAGGAGAGTCTTTTTGCACGCCACTAAAAAGTCCTGATTGATATTGGAAACATAAAATCAGTTCACCGAGAGGTGTCCAAATGCGTTTGAAATTCGTGTAAAAATTGGGTGCAGCGTTGTTGGACTGCGTATTGGCCGGCACAGGGATTGCGCTCGCGAAAGATATCCCATCCAAAGCGAACTCCGCTGTCACTGACATTGTGTTTGAGTATGACGCGAATGATTTTTCAACGTACGCCGTTCGGGAAAGTGGATTTGTCGATGTAACCTTTGCGCGCAATACGCCGGATGCGCTCTACGGTGAAATTCTGACCAAGTTGAAGAATCACCCTGATATCAAGGGCGTTCTCGCAGGCAAAGGTGGCCCTGGTTGCTCGGGTTTTTAGGTGCACCGAAATAGCAGCGTTACACAATTAAGGATGGGGCAAAATGGCAAACGACTTCGTCGGCGCTGAGCATGAGTTTCACAGCAAGGAGTTTGCGCTCGGCTGGGCCGAGCGATTCGTTCCTACGCCCGAGCGCCTGCGGTTGTTTGATCTGATCTTTACCGAGCTCACGGAAGCGGTTCCGGATGATGGGCGCATTGTTGAGTTGGGGATGGGGCCGGGCTACCTGGCGAGTTATCTTCTCGAGCGAATGCCCAGCGTCTCGTACTGCGGCATCGACTTTTCCACGCCGATGCTGGACATTGCCCGAGAACGGCTAGAGAAATTTTCGCCGCGAGTCATTTATACCCAGGCGGATCTGGTCGATCAGGCCTGGGAACAGCGCGTCACCAAACCTGTGCATGCGATCGTGTCCACGTGGGCATTGCATGATCTGGGCAGCCGGGACAACATCAATACTGTTTACCAGCGCTCGTTTAGCACCTTGAACAGTGGCGGTGTCCTGATAAATGGCGATTTCATCAAGCCAATCGACGCTGTACAGGAGTTCGAAGGCGGGCGTATTTATATTGCCGAGCATCTTGAGAGCCTGGACAAACTGGGCTATTCGAATCCCCGTTGTCTATCAGTATTCGAAACAGAACTAGACAACCCCACTTCAGCACAGAACTATGCTTGCATAATGGCAGAAAAGTGACGATTGCGTAGAATAGATCGCACTCATGAAAAACAATTACGAAGCACTGAATAAGCTCGGCTGGAGCGACTGGTTCGCGCAACGGGCAATATGCGAGCCAACCGATGCCATTGCTCGCGTGGCGGCAGTGGACCGTGACCAGTTGCTGATCGAGGGGCAGGCCGGGCAATTCCGGGCGAAGCTGTCCGGCAGTTATTTGCACCACCATGTTCCCGAGCAATTTCCCTGCGTCGGTGACTGGGTGTGCGTGGAAAGACAACACGGTGATGACTTTGGCATCATCCATGCAGTGATCGAACGCAGGACGTCGCTGCACAGGAAATCAGCCGGCCACAACGTCGAACACCAAATGATTGCCGCCAACATCGACTACGTGGTGATCGTCCAGTCATGCCAGTTTGATTTCAACCTGAATCGCCTGCAGCGCTATCTTGTCATGATCCTGGAAGGCGGTGCAGCACCGTGCATCTTGCTGACCAAAACCGACCTGGTCGATCCGGGTGTGTTGTCCTCGCAACTGGCCGAGATCGCTTCTGCCGGTATTACCGCTCCGATTTTCCCGCTAAGCAATGTTACCCGTCATGGACTGGATGAGTTCCGACATCTGCTAGTGCCGACCAAGACCTATTGTTTTGTCGGTTCATCCGGGGTGGGCAAGAGTACGCTGATAAACCACCTGATTGGGCACCAACAGCTGGAAACAGGATCAACCAGTGGCACCGGTGAAGGACGACACACGACGGTGCGTCGGGAACTGATTCGCCTGGAAGGCGGTGCGCTGGTTATCGATAATCCCGGGATGCGCGAACTTGGCATTATTGATGCGAATGAAGGCATCGGCGACAGCTATGCCGACATTTCGGCGCTATCAACCGGCTGTCATTACCGGAACTGCAGCCATACTGATGAGCCGGGATGTGCCGTGCTTGCCGCGGTGCGCGATGGCGAGATCAGCACGGAATCGCTTGGGAATTTTCACAAGATCAAGGAAGAATCCAGGTTTAATGACATGTCCTATGCTGACAAGAGAAAGAAGGATCGGAACTTTGGCCGATACATCAAGTCGGCCAAGAAGGACTTGAAAAAGGACAAGTAGCGTCGGTTCCGGGGTATAGCCCCGCACGCCAGACTATATAGTACTATCGGGCACAATCAGGCACTGTCAGGTAATAATAGAGTATGAAACCCGATATACGATTTGGCGATATCCTGGATCAAGACGTCGAGGTCATCGTGAACGCCTGGAACAGGAATATCATTCCCTGGTGGCTGTTGCTGCCACAGGGCGTATCAGGCGCGATAAAAAAGAAAGGTGGCTATGCACCGTTCAGGGACGTGGCCAGGTTTGGCCCCATACCGCTCGGCGAAGCGCGGCTAACCGGCGCAGGCACGTTGCCATTCAAAGCAATCATCCACGTGGCGGGCATCAATATGTTCTGGTGTGCCACGAAATCATCAGTCACGAATTCAGTTATCAATGCCATGAGACTGGTGAATGAAAACGGCTATAAAAGTGTCGCGTTTCCCCTGATTGGTGCGGGTTCCGGAAACCGGGGAGAGCAATGGTCCCTGGATTTAATGAACCACGCGTTTGAGCAAGTGGAAAGTGATGCAAAAGTATTCATCGTCCGGTATAAAAAAGGACATTGACGATATTGCCGGGACGGCGTGGACACCGTTATCAGGTTAGCGCGAACTGCGATAAAAATGAGCCGCCGCTCGATGGTTAGTGGCCCAGCGAAGGATTGGGATAAGGATTGGGGCAGGATTATAAAAAAAGGGGGAGAGCATTCGACATGTTTAGACTGGAAGTCGATAAGGAGATTAACCTGGTCTTTTTGCAGAACTCCATGGCACCGGAGCTGTATGCACTCGTGGAAAGCAACCGGGATTACTTGCACCAGTGGATGCCCTGGGTTGAAGGCACAACATCAGTAGCTGATATTGAATCGTTTATTGAGCGCTCTGTTAACGGTTTTGCCAAGGAAGCCACACTGGTTTGTGCCATCGAGTATAAGGGAAAGCTCGGCGGTATCATCAGTTACAACAAGATTTCCAAAACTCTGAAGAAAGTAGAGCTGGGCTACTGGCTGGCGGAAGCATTACAGGGCAACGGAATCATCTACCGGGCATGTAAAAAGCTCATCGACTATGCGTTTCATGAAATGAATATGGAAAAAGCAGAGATCAGGGTGGTGACAGGCAACCTTGCCAGCCGCAAGGTCTGTGAAAAACTCGGCGGCACCCTGGAGGGCGAGATCAGTCATAGTGAAAACCTTCATGGGAACATTGCCGGCCACGCGGTGTACGCTATTCACAACAAGTAAGTGGCGGCGCAATCAAAAGCCAGGCCCGCACGGTTTGGCAGGGAGTATTGTCTTCGTCTTAAATGCGTATCATTGGTGTTAGCGCTATCAAAGGCCATTCTGAAAGACTTTATTCTGGAGCCGGAACAGGACCTGGAGCGTGTAAAGCAGGAGTTGGTGCGTCACATTGACCTGACGAGAATGGAGCCGGGTTGTCTCGTATTTAACGCGATTCAGAATACTGCAGATCCGAAACGCTTTGAAGTTTATGAAGAATTCGTAAATAGAGCTGCATTCTCGTTCCATCAACATGGAGTGCGCGGCCCCGCATGGGGAAAAATCACTGGAAATGTGGTAAGGTGCTACGAAATCGAAGGGGTTGACGCAATCTGACAACCTATCGTCCTTCTGGCAGGTTATTTTGCTGCCGGCGTTAGCCGGTATGGGCCTGTCATCCGGCCGCTGACCCGGATATCCCGAATCAGCCGGTCGACTCCAATCCAATCACACCCGCCAGGGAGCATCATGCATACACGTCACAGAATTCAGTTTCCAAAATCCGAATCTTCAAAACTCAACCAGGACGAAGTCTATTTCTATCTCCAGGAACAGGAAAAGCAGCGCAAAATCCGCTTCCATGATTACGACAGGATCTACCAGGTGCAGGGCCTGTATGAGCAGATCTTCTATGATCGCCTGAAATGCACCTCCCCGGAGAAAGTCACCGCCATCCTGGCGTCGTCGGTAAGGCAATCAGACGACAACTTGTCTGAATTGCGCGTACTGGACTTTGGTGCCGGTAACGGAATGATGGGCGAGTCCCTGAAGAATCACGGTATCTCGCGATTGATTGGTGTTGATATTATCCCTGAAGCGAAGGAAGCTACCTTGCGAGACAGGCCGGGGCTGTATGATGCCTACTATGTTGAAGACTTCACGCAACTGAGCGCCGAGAAGAAAGAAGATATAGCCTCGTGGCAGTGTGATTGCATGGTTACTGTGGCGGCGCTGGGGTTTGGCGACATCCCGGTCAAGGCATTTATCGAAGCCTTCAATATCATCAAGACCAAGGGCTGGGTCGCGTTTAATATAAAAGAAACGTTTTTCGACGTCAGCGACAAGTCCGGGTTTTCCAAGATGATCCGCGACCTGATATTTTCCAAGTACCTGGATGTCTATCATATCGAGCGCTACCGCCATCGATTGTCTATCGAGGGAGAGCCGCTGTATTATTTTGCCATCGCGGGACGAAAGAATGCCGACGTATCCAGGGAGTTCCTTGAGTCGCAAGGCGTCAGCGCCTGACAGGGAATAACGGTCCTGGCTCCTGCGCTGTTAAAATCATCTTATAGCAGGCAGGAGCATGCCGATGACGGATTCAGCCGCAGTCGAAATCAAGGCGTTTGTGCCAGCCAAGGATTTCGGTTTATCCAAAAAGTTTTATACAGACCTTGGCTTCGATCTGAAATGGACCGATGAGGAACTGGCGTATTTTGCGTGCGGGGCGACGAGCTTTCTTCTGCAGAACTTCTATGTCAAGGCGCACGCCGACAACTTCATGATGCACCTGCTTGTCAGGAATGCCGATGACTGGTGGAACCGGCTGACGGCAAGTGGCATTGTTGATCGCTACGGCGTTTCCATGACCGAACCGGGAGACCGCAGCTGGGGCATGCGGGACTTCACCCTGATCGACCCATCCGGCGTGTTGTGGCACATCGCCAATAATATCCCGCAATCATAATAGCGCCTGGAGTTCGTTTGCTGTGCCGTAATCGGCTGGATGGAGAGCCTGCCCGAAGGCCGAAAATCACGTTTTTGCCGGGGTGCACACCGATCCCGGGTTACCCGGTGCCCGCCGTTAATCCATGAAGCAGGTGAAGCCGGGAACGGACCCAGTCCCGGTTCCGTTACGGAATAGGGTTGCCGCGCATGTCATGTCGCGGCAAGGGCAGCGCAAAGGCCACTTTTTGCGCTATCATCCGGGGAAATCATCCGCCAACCGGAGCCTGTAAAATTTTATGGAAAACCGGCGTCACCCGAGAAATCCTATTGCCGTAATGATGAAGGTATGGCACCCGCAGTTTGGCGAAAAGCTGGTGACTACGCGCGACCTGTCAGATGGCGGGCTGTTTATTGTTTGTGACCCGGCTACCATGCCGGCAATGGGCGAGATCCTGGACGGGCAGGTGCAGTCCGAACATGCCGAGTTGCCGATTGTGAAAATGGAAATTGTCCGGGCCGAGAAAGACGGGCTTGGGTTGCGATTTGTTGGTACATAAAGCTTACACCCCTGCCGACAACCGAGTATTTTCCCCATGCAGCCCGACCAAATCGCTGAAACCTACAACAAGATCGCCGAACACTGGGACTCTCCCGACTTTAATTACGACAACGGTATCAGTCAGCACCAACGTGCCCTGGGGTTGGCACCGCAGGCCGGCGCCGCGCTGGACGCGGGCTGTGGCGCCAGTGGTCGCATTATTGAATTACTGTTGGCCAAGGGCTACGACGTTGAGGGTGTCGATATCTCCGTGGAAATGTTGCGCCGCGCGCGCCGCCGCCATCCTGGTGTTGTGTTTCACGAGGCCAACATTTGCACCTGGGAGTTGCCACGGCAATATGCGGTTATCAGTGCCTGGGACAGCATCTGGCATGTGCCGCTGGCGCAACAGCTGCCGTTAATCAAAAAGTTATGCAATCATCTCGTGCCGGGCGGAGTGTTGATATTTACCACCGGCGGTGTTGAGCAGGCGGATGAAATTACGCCAGATTGTTTCGGGCAGCCTTTATATCATGCCGCACCCGGTATCCCGTCGCTGGTGCAGGCGCTTGGGGAGGCGGGTTGTCGTTGCGCGCATCTTGAATATGACCAGTACCCGGAGAACCACGTTTACCTGGTTGCCCAGAGACTTGAACATACACCGTGATGATTGAAGTGATTTATTGTCGGGGTTGCTGCAAATGATTCGACCGCTGGATGTGAATGTCGCCGACGATCTTGAAGCGGTCGCCCGGATCTACAACCATTATATAATCAATACGGCGATCACCTTTGAAGAGCTGCCCATTGATGCGGACATAATCCGCACGCGCGTTGAAAAAGTCACGGCTGCCGGTTTGCCCTGGTTGATCGCCGAGCAGAATGGTGAAGTCATCGGTTATGCCTATGCCGCGCCGTGGCGTGAACGCTCGGCTTATCGGTTCAGTGTTGAAGTCAGCGCCTACCTGGACAAGGATCAAACCGGTAATGGTTGGGGCACCAGGCTGTTCGAAGAATTGTTTGCCCGGTTAAGACAATGTTCCATTCATGTCGCCATTGGCGGCATTACCCTGCCCAATGCCGCCAGCGTCGCGCTGCATGAAAAGTTCGGCATGACAAAGGTCGCCCATTACCCGGAAGTCGGTTACAAGTTCGAGCGCTGGCTGGATGTGGGCTATTGGCAGGTCATACTCGCCGAATAGCCGGGTCAGCGAGCCCCGGTTTGTTTGGCCACCATGCCGGCATCAAAACGCTGCTTGTCAATAACAAAGCGTTCATGGCTGCCGCGGCTGATCAGGTCAATGCCATCGTGAGCTTCCACGTCGAAGCGCAATCGCCTGCCATCAACCTCCACCAGTGTGACATTGGCCGTGACTTCCAGCCCGGCCGGTGTCGCCGCCTCGTGACTGACATTAATGTGAGTGCCGACACTTTGTTCCGCCGGCCAGTCCAGGTGCGGCACTACCAGTTTGATGCAGGCCCATTCCAGGAAGCCTACCAGGAAGCCGGTGGCAAACACTTCCGGCATGGCCAGGAATTCCTCGGCTTCGGGGTACAGGGCAGGTACGGTTTTGGATGATGGAATCACGAATCGATGTTCATAGCGGATGCCGGGTTTGAGTGATGGCTTCATGCTGCGGTCCTCATGCGATGGCCGGGGTTCATCCGTGAAACGCTGTCCAGGCCCTATCATAATACAGAATCGCTGGGCGGCCACGGCCGTGTTCCAGTATGATGGGGTTATCGATGATCATGGAAACAGGCTGATGATGGCAAGCCACGCAGGTTCCCGGTATGTGCTGATGGTTTCAGTATTGGCGTTGTTGTTGTCCGCCTGTCATGGCGATCGCATCAGCCAGCAATACCAGGTACCGGTATTCGGTACACTGGTGGATGTCAGTGTTCATGATGCGGACCGGGATGCGGCGGCAAAAGCGATTGCGGAAATCACGCAAAAGTTTGAAGCCATGCACAGTGACTGGCATGCATGGAAACCGGGCACGGTAGTCGAGCTCAACCAGGCCATCGCCCGTGGTCAGTCATTCACGGTCAATGATGAAATGGCGACCGTCATTGCGCAGGCAAAAATCCTCGCTGCCCGGAGTCAACATCTGTTCAATCCAGCCATTGGAAAACTGATTGGCCTGTGGGGCTTTCATGCCGACGTGCGACCCAGTGGGCCGCCACCGGCGGCGAAAGAAATCCAGGCATTGGTGAAGCTGAATCCGCGCATGGACAACCTCGAGATCAGTGGTAATAACATCAGTAGCAGTAACCCTGCCGTGCAACTGGACTTCGGTGGTTTTGCCAAGGGCGTGGCCGTGGATTTTGCCATTGCGATTCTGCGCAAACACGGTATCAATAATGCCATTGTCAATGGCGGTGGCGATCTTCGTGCGATAGGCCGTCATGGTGACCGGCGCTGGCGCGTGGGCGTGCGCCAGCCGGGTAACTGGGATGTGGTCGCCGTGATCGAAACCCGCGATGATGAAAGCGTGTTTACGTCAGGCAACTACGAACGTTACCGTGAGCATA
Above is a window of Gammaproteobacteria bacterium DNA encoding:
- a CDS encoding class I SAM-dependent methyltransferase, translating into MANDFVGAEHEFHSKEFALGWAERFVPTPERLRLFDLIFTELTEAVPDDGRIVELGMGPGYLASYLLERMPSVSYCGIDFSTPMLDIARERLEKFSPRVIYTQADLVDQAWEQRVTKPVHAIVSTWALHDLGSRDNINTVYQRSFSTLNSGGVLINGDFIKPIDAVQEFEGGRIYIAEHLESLDKLGYSNPRCLSVFETELDNPTSAQNYACIMAEK
- the rsgA gene encoding ribosome small subunit-dependent GTPase A; the protein is MKNNYEALNKLGWSDWFAQRAICEPTDAIARVAAVDRDQLLIEGQAGQFRAKLSGSYLHHHVPEQFPCVGDWVCVERQHGDDFGIIHAVIERRTSLHRKSAGHNVEHQMIAANIDYVVIVQSCQFDFNLNRLQRYLVMILEGGAAPCILLTKTDLVDPGVLSSQLAEIASAGITAPIFPLSNVTRHGLDEFRHLLVPTKTYCFVGSSGVGKSTLINHLIGHQQLETGSTSGTGEGRHTTVRRELIRLEGGALVIDNPGMRELGIIDANEGIGDSYADISALSTGCHYRNCSHTDEPGCAVLAAVRDGEISTESLGNFHKIKEESRFNDMSYADKRKKDRNFGRYIKSAKKDLKKDK
- a CDS encoding macro domain-containing protein — encoded protein: MKPDIRFGDILDQDVEVIVNAWNRNIIPWWLLLPQGVSGAIKKKGGYAPFRDVARFGPIPLGEARLTGAGTLPFKAIIHVAGINMFWCATKSSVTNSVINAMRLVNENGYKSVAFPLIGAGSGNRGEQWSLDLMNHAFEQVESDAKVFIVRYKKGH
- a CDS encoding GNAT family N-acetyltransferase, with product MFRLEVDKEINLVFLQNSMAPELYALVESNRDYLHQWMPWVEGTTSVADIESFIERSVNGFAKEATLVCAIEYKGKLGGIISYNKISKTLKKVELGYWLAEALQGNGIIYRACKKLIDYAFHEMNMEKAEIRVVTGNLASRKVCEKLGGTLEGEISHSENLHGNIAGHAVYAIHNK
- a CDS encoding antibiotic biosynthesis monooxygenase — encoded protein: MLALSKAILKDFILEPEQDLERVKQELVRHIDLTRMEPGCLVFNAIQNTADPKRFEVYEEFVNRAAFSFHQHGVRGPAWGKITGNVVRCYEIEGVDAI
- a CDS encoding class I SAM-dependent methyltransferase; protein product: MHTRHRIQFPKSESSKLNQDEVYFYLQEQEKQRKIRFHDYDRIYQVQGLYEQIFYDRLKCTSPEKVTAILASSVRQSDDNLSELRVLDFGAGNGMMGESLKNHGISRLIGVDIIPEAKEATLRDRPGLYDAYYVEDFTQLSAEKKEDIASWQCDCMVTVAALGFGDIPVKAFIEAFNIIKTKGWVAFNIKETFFDVSDKSGFSKMIRDLIFSKYLDVYHIERYRHRLSIEGEPLYYFAIAGRKNADVSREFLESQGVSA
- a CDS encoding VOC family protein; translated protein: MTDSAAVEIKAFVPAKDFGLSKKFYTDLGFDLKWTDEELAYFACGATSFLLQNFYVKAHADNFMMHLLVRNADDWWNRLTASGIVDRYGVSMTEPGDRSWGMRDFTLIDPSGVLWHIANNIPQS
- a CDS encoding PilZ domain-containing protein; the encoded protein is MENRRHPRNPIAVMMKVWHPQFGEKLVTTRDLSDGGLFIVCDPATMPAMGEILDGQVQSEHAELPIVKMEIVRAEKDGLGLRFVGT
- a CDS encoding class I SAM-dependent methyltransferase, which gives rise to MQPDQIAETYNKIAEHWDSPDFNYDNGISQHQRALGLAPQAGAALDAGCGASGRIIELLLAKGYDVEGVDISVEMLRRARRRHPGVVFHEANICTWELPRQYAVISAWDSIWHVPLAQQLPLIKKLCNHLVPGGVLIFTTGGVEQADEITPDCFGQPLYHAAPGIPSLVQALGEAGCRCAHLEYDQYPENHVYLVAQRLEHTP
- a CDS encoding GNAT family N-acetyltransferase, which codes for MIRPLDVNVADDLEAVARIYNHYIINTAITFEELPIDADIIRTRVEKVTAAGLPWLIAEQNGEVIGYAYAAPWRERSAYRFSVEVSAYLDKDQTGNGWGTRLFEELFARLRQCSIHVAIGGITLPNAASVALHEKFGMTKVAHYPEVGYKFERWLDVGYWQVILAE
- a CDS encoding thioesterase family protein — its product is MKPSLKPGIRYEHRFVIPSSKTVPALYPEAEEFLAMPEVFATGFLVGFLEWACIKLVVPHLDWPAEQSVGTHINVSHEAATPAGLEVTANVTLVEVDGRRLRFDVEAHDGIDLISRGSHERFVIDKQRFDAGMVAKQTGAR
- a CDS encoding FAD:protein FMN transferase codes for the protein MKRCPGPIIIQNRWAATAVFQYDGVIDDHGNRLMMASHAGSRYVLMVSVLALLLSACHGDRISQQYQVPVFGTLVDVSVHDADRDAAAKAIAEITQKFEAMHSDWHAWKPGTVVELNQAIARGQSFTVNDEMATVIAQAKILAARSQHLFNPAIGKLIGLWGFHADVRPSGPPPAAKEIQALVKLNPRMDNLEISGNNISSSNPAVQLDFGGFAKGVAVDFAIAILRKHGINNAIVNGGGDLRAIGRHGDRRWRVGVRQPGNWDVVAVIETRDDESVFTSGNYERYREHMDRRYAHIIDPRDGMPVEHVASVTVIHKDGATADAAATALVVAGVKNWERIARNMGIRYAMMIDDKGTVYTHPAMLKRLEFAEDSKPKIVLGADLP